From the Scylla paramamosain isolate STU-SP2022 unplaced genomic scaffold, ASM3559412v1 Contig44, whole genome shotgun sequence genome, one window contains:
- the LOC135098096 gene encoding LOW QUALITY PROTEIN: protein lin-54 homolog (The sequence of the model RefSeq protein was modified relative to this genomic sequence to represent the inferred CDS: inserted 1 base in 1 codon): protein MGGVSPVKSPNKLVPVSSKSPTKIAPAPPSTQQILTQVSSGGAMRNILSSPQKIVIKSNIPQPGQGTVSTVRSGQIVTSGGQQVIKIPANQVQQLTAQQQNVQVLSNKGNKQRVIIPVSGSGSSNVSGGMPQTNLTLPASALPPGVLSNTQPGSVVMIPAHYMSQLQSNTTSNSTIQASNQIPPGTIIPHTTKPQPSRTIIDANGIRPRKPCNCKKSQCLKLYCDCFANGEFCNNCNCANCSNNLNHEEDRQKAIKACLDRNPQAFRPKIGKGGSDNERRHNKGCNCKRSGCLKNYCECYEAKIPCSNMCKCVGCKNVDMTPALERKGLMQLAKCAEARVNQQKAVKSKLPSFSHHSPNKMILPTTSKSGYYRMNKEVVEATCQCLLAQADKAEGALVSAAQLEQTVISEFSRCLMQIIGSYTSRSRVVKENVSLVISRQLLSDVSTQLTSMADGVAKTVAHFTLDKVQPQVISFKEQVASIRQHLADIYERESSWREAAAVLTGIPLETGQKQYSVDYKLETYLKIARLYLEDDDPVQGEAYINRASILQAESKNEQLLIYYKVCYARVXDYRRKFIEAAQRYNELSYRPIIHEDERMEALKKALICTVLASAGQQRSRMLGTLFKDERCQKLPCYHILEKMHLDRIIRHNELTEFQNMLQPHQQATTSDGSTILDRAVTEHNLLAASKLYNNITFSELGALLQISPAKAEKIASQMITEGRMNGYIDQIDGILHFEARDVLPQWDKQIQSLCFQVNGIIEKINIAHPEWVAKVMDEQMMQ, encoded by the exons ATGGGTGGAGTGTCCCCTGTGAAGAGTCCCAATAAGTTGGTCCCTGTGTCCTCCAAGTCACCCACCAAAATTGCCCCAGCCCCTCCTTCCACACAGCAG ATTTTAACTCAAGTGAGCAGTGGTGGAGCTATGAGGAACATTCTTTCAAGTCCTCAGAAGATTGTCATAAAGAGCAATATTCCTCAACCTGGACAG GGGACAGTGAGCACCGTCCGGAGTGGCCAGATTGTCACTTCTGGGGGACAGCAGGTCATCAAGATTCCAGCCAATCAAGTGCAGCAACTGACAGCACAGCAGCAAAATGTGCAAGTTCTCTCCAAtaag GGGAACAAGCAGCGGGTGATCATCCCAGTGTCCGGCTCAGGCTCGTCCAATGTGTCAGGTGGGATGCCTCAGACCAACCTGACCCTCCCAGCCTCTGCCCTGCCCCCAGGAGTCCTTTCCAACACCCAGCCAGGTTCAGTGGTTATGATCCCAGCTCACTACATGTCACAG CTTCAGTCAAACACTACAAGCAACAGCACAATTCAAGCATCAAACCAGATTCCTCCAGGAACCATCATCCCACACACCACAAAGCCACAGCCTTCTCGCACAATCATTGATGCAAATGGGATCAGACCAAGAAAACCTTGCAACTGTAAAAAGAGCCAGTGTCTTAAATT aTACTGTGATTGCTTTGCAAATGGAGAATTTTGCAACAACTGTAATTGTGCAAACTGTTCCAACAATTTAAATCATGAGGAGGATAGACAGAAAGCAATCAAGGCATGTTTGGATAGAAATCCCCAAGCTTTCCGGCCAAAGATTGGCAAAGGTGGAAGCGATAATGAAAGGAGACACAACAAAGGCTGCAACTGTAAGCGGTCTGGGTGCCTGAAGAACTACTGTGAATGTTATGAG GCAAAGATCCCATGCTCCAACATGTGCAAGTGTGTGGGCTGCAAGAATGTGGACATGACACCAGCACTGGAGAGGAAGGGACTGATGCAGCTGGCCAAATGTGCTGAAGCACGGGTCAATCAGCAGAAGGCCGTTAAATCAAAATTACCTTCATTCTCACATCACTCACCCAATAAAATGATTCTTCCTACCACTTCAAA atcTGGTTACTATCGAATGAacaaggaggtggtggaggcaaCATGCCAGTGTTTGCTAGCACAGGCAGACAAGGCAGAGGGAGCCTTGGTGTCAGCTGCTCAGTTGGAACAAACTGTCATCTCAGAGTTCTCACGATGCCTAATGCAGATCATTGGCAGCTACACGTCACGATCTAGAG TTGTGAAGGAGAATGTCAGTCTGGTAATATCTCGCCAGCTGCTCTCAGACGTCTCTACGCAACTCACATCCATGGCTGATGGTGTGGCAAAGACAGTAGCCCACTTCACTCTTGATAAA GTTCAGCCTCAAGTCATCAGCTTTAAGGAACAAGTGGCCAGCATCAGGCAACACCTTGCTGACATATATGAGAGGGAGAGTTCCTGGAGAGAAGCAGCAGCTGTTCTTACTGGAATTCCTCTCGAAACAGGACAGAA GCAGTACAGTGTTGACTATAAGCTGGAAACCTACCTCAAGATTGCCCGCCTCTATCTGGAGGATGATGACCCAGTGCAGGGAGAGGCATATATTAACAGAGCCAGCATCCTGCAG GCAGAGTCCAAGAATGAACAGCTGCTCATCTACTACAAAGTTTGTTATGCAAGAG TTGATTACCGACGGAAGTTCATAGAGGCAGCCCAGAGGTACAATGAGTTGTCTTACCGACCCATCATTCATGAGGATGAGAGGATGGAAGCTTTGAAGAAGGCTCTCATCTGTACTGTCTTAGCTTCAGCAG GCCAGCAGCGATCCAGGATGCTGGGGACGCTGTTCAAGGATGAGCGTTGCCAAAAGCTGCCCTGTTATCATATCCTGGAGAAGATGCACCTTGACAGGATCATCCGCCACAATGAACTCACAGAATTTCAGAACATGCTGCAGCCACATCAGCAGGCCACCACATCAGATG GGTCTACCATTCTGGACAGAGCTGTTACAGAACACAACCTGCTGGCAGCTAGCAAGCTTTATAACAACATAACATTCTCTGAACTTGGGGCTCTCCTTCAAATATCTCCAGCAAAAGCTGAGAAAATAGCCAGCCAGATGATTACTGAGGGACGCATGAATGGGTACATTGATCAG ATTGATGGCATCCTCCACTTTGAGGCACGTGATGTCCTTCCTCAGTGGGATAAGCAGATCCAGTCTCTCTGTTTCCAAGTGAATGGCATCATTGAAAAAATCAATATTGCACATCCAGAATGGGTGGCTAAGGTTATGGATGAACAAATGATGCAATGA